A genomic window from Lentibacter algarum includes:
- a CDS encoding DMT family transporter, with translation MTQPSGPRAGDNTVLAILLCLAALLFFDLMGLIIKHLSPRYTSAELSAYRNVFGLVPSLIALYASARWRNAGKRWKIRQWKLGFLRGLLVSFAQLMFYGSLVFMPFATASTLSYASAIFATALAWPLLGERVGPMRWLAVLIGFLGVILVVGPSSEAFGAAALLPLGAAALYASTAVTARLFDEDVVTPLVNVYSASAALFGSLVLAFFWGGFSLLQSWTDLGWIMLMGFFGGVAVLLYVMAYRMTEQSNLAPFSYFGIPMAFVLGWLFYSETPWSDLFPGAFLIAAGGLFIVWRERRLSSSRSASLEVELAKSAAPPP, from the coding sequence ATGACACAGCCTTCAGGCCCGCGTGCGGGCGATAACACTGTTCTCGCCATCCTACTGTGCCTCGCGGCGCTGCTGTTTTTTGATTTGATGGGCCTGATCATCAAGCATCTTTCGCCCCGCTATACCTCGGCAGAGCTGTCTGCATACCGCAATGTCTTCGGCCTCGTGCCAAGTCTTATCGCGCTGTATGCCTCGGCGCGCTGGCGCAACGCAGGCAAGCGTTGGAAAATCCGTCAGTGGAAACTCGGCTTTCTGCGTGGGCTGCTCGTTTCGTTCGCGCAGCTCATGTTTTATGGCTCGCTTGTCTTTATGCCCTTCGCGACAGCTTCAACCCTGAGCTACGCCTCCGCCATTTTTGCCACCGCGCTCGCGTGGCCACTTTTGGGCGAAAGGGTCGGCCCGATGCGCTGGCTCGCTGTTCTGATTGGCTTTTTGGGAGTGATCCTTGTCGTTGGGCCAAGCAGTGAGGCGTTTGGAGCCGCCGCGCTCTTGCCCCTCGGAGCAGCTGCGCTTTATGCAAGCACTGCCGTCACGGCGCGTCTCTTTGATGAAGATGTCGTGACCCCGCTGGTCAATGTCTATTCGGCCAGTGCCGCGCTGTTCGGGTCGCTTGTGCTCGCCTTCTTTTGGGGCGGGTTCAGCTTGTTACAAAGCTGGACAGACCTTGGATGGATCATGCTGATGGGCTTCTTCGGTGGCGTCGCTGTGCTGCTCTACGTTATGGCCTACCGCATGACCGAGCAAAGCAACCTTGCCCCCTTCAGCTATTTTGGTATTCCGATGGCTTTCGTCCTCGGCTGGCTCTTTTACAGTGAAACGCCTTGGTCTGATCTCTTCCCGGGCGCGTTTCTCATCGCGGCAGGAGGGCTATTTATCGTTTGGCGCGAACGCCGTCTCAGCTCTTCGCGATCAGCCAGTCTAGAAGTCGAGTTGGCAAAATCCGCCGCGCCGCCGCCATAA
- a CDS encoding twin transmembrane helix small protein has protein sequence MAGDPLFLVTAVACVAVLIILMIGVGGFAKGGEFNRKHANRIMRWRIGAQFIAVALILLFVWLRSGG, from the coding sequence ATGGCTGGTGATCCACTTTTTCTTGTTACTGCCGTAGCCTGTGTGGCTGTTCTGATCATTTTGATGATCGGTGTTGGCGGCTTCGCCAAAGGCGGCGAATTTAACCGCAAACACGCAAACCGCATCATGCGTTGGCGGATCGGAGCGCAGTTTATTGCTGTCGCGCTGATCCTGCTGTTCGTTTGGTTGCGTTCGGGAGGATAA
- a CDS encoding cob(I)yrinic acid a,c-diamide adenosyltransferase, producing MVVLNKIYTRTGDRGDTALGNGSRVAKHSARVAAYGTSDELNATIGVARLNAEGEMDAALARIQNDLFDLGADLCTPDIDKDEQAEYPPLRMIEEQVKRLEAEIDVMNADLEPLRSFILPGGSALAAHLHICRTVSRRAERKTTELASTEEVNEWAVKYLNRLSDWFFVAARHSNDGGKADVLWVPGANR from the coding sequence ATGGTTGTATTGAACAAAATTTATACGCGCACTGGCGACCGTGGTGACACGGCTTTGGGCAATGGCTCACGGGTTGCAAAGCACTCAGCACGCGTTGCGGCCTATGGCACGTCAGACGAGCTAAACGCGACGATTGGTGTCGCGCGTCTGAATGCTGAGGGCGAGATGGACGCAGCATTGGCGCGCATCCAGAACGATCTTTTCGATCTTGGCGCTGACCTTTGTACGCCTGATATCGACAAGGACGAACAGGCCGAATATCCGCCCCTGCGCATGATCGAAGAGCAGGTGAAGCGCTTGGAGGCCGAGATTGACGTGATGAATGCGGACCTCGAGCCGCTCCGCAGCTTTATTCTGCCCGGTGGATCGGCATTGGCGGCACATCTCCATATCTGCCGCACCGTTTCACGCCGCGCTGAACGCAAAACAACCGAGCTTGCCTCGACAGAAGAAGTCAACGAATGGGCGGTAAAATACCTTAACCGCCTGTCTGACTGGTTCTTTGTTGCTGCGCGCCATAGCAATGACGGCGGCAAGGCCGATGTACTTTGGGTTCCGGGCGCGAACCGCTAG
- a CDS encoding electron transfer flavoprotein subunit beta/FixA family protein translates to MKVLVPVKRVIDYNVKVRVKADGSGVDLANVKMSMNPFDEIAVEEAIRLKEAGKAEEVIAVSIGVKQAQETLRTALAMGADRAILVVATDDVHQDIEPLAVAKILAKVVEEEQPGIVLAGKQAIDNDMNATGQMLSALLGWSQGTFASELDVQGDKAVVTREVDGGLQTINVTMPAIITVDLRLNEPRYASLPNIMKAKKKPLDEKTAADYGVDVTPRLAVVSTTEPEARKAGEIVGSVDELVAKLKEAGAV, encoded by the coding sequence ATGAAGGTGCTTGTGCCTGTCAAACGCGTGATCGACTATAACGTGAAAGTTCGTGTTAAAGCGGATGGATCGGGTGTTGATCTTGCCAACGTAAAAATGTCGATGAATCCATTCGACGAGATTGCCGTGGAAGAGGCCATTCGCCTCAAGGAAGCTGGCAAAGCCGAGGAAGTCATTGCTGTCTCTATCGGTGTGAAGCAAGCGCAGGAAACTCTGCGTACCGCTTTGGCGATGGGTGCGGATCGTGCGATCCTTGTGGTTGCGACAGATGATGTTCATCAGGATATTGAGCCACTCGCTGTTGCCAAAATTCTCGCCAAAGTGGTCGAAGAAGAGCAGCCTGGTATCGTGCTTGCGGGCAAGCAAGCGATCGACAACGACATGAACGCGACAGGGCAGATGCTCTCAGCGCTTCTCGGCTGGTCGCAAGGCACATTTGCTTCCGAGCTTGACGTGCAGGGCGACAAAGCTGTTGTCACGCGTGAAGTAGACGGCGGCTTGCAGACGATCAATGTGACGATGCCTGCCATCATCACCGTTGATTTGCGTCTCAACGAGCCGCGCTATGCGAGCCTGCCCAACATCATGAAAGCCAAGAAAAAGCCGCTGGATGAAAAGACAGCTGCGGATTACGGCGTTGATGTCACACCGCGTCTGGCTGTTGTCTCGACAACAGAGCCAGAAGCGCGCAAGGCTGGCGAAATTGTTGGCTCGGTAGACGAGCTTGTGGCGAAACTCAAAGAAGCGGGGGCAGTGTAA
- a CDS encoding FAD-binding protein, whose product MSVLLLAEVNNGELAMDATAKAVTAAAKLGDVTVLACGASAAAAGAAAATIKGVSKVLVAEDASLGHRLAEPTAALIVSLAGDYEHIVAPATTDAKNVMPRVAALLDVMVISDASGVVDGNTFERPIYAGNAIQTVKSSDAKKVITFRTSTFDAAETGGSASIETISAVADPALSSWVEDKVAASDRPELTSAGVVVSGGRGVGSLDDFKMIEQLADKLGAAVGASRAAVDSGYAPNDWQVGQTGKVVAPELYVAVGISGAIQHLAGMKDSKIIVAINKDEEAPIFQVADYGLVADLFTAVPELMEKL is encoded by the coding sequence ATGTCGGTTCTTCTTCTCGCAGAAGTAAACAATGGCGAGCTTGCCATGGACGCGACGGCCAAGGCCGTGACAGCGGCTGCCAAGCTCGGGGATGTCACGGTTCTGGCGTGCGGCGCATCTGCTGCGGCAGCTGGTGCGGCAGCGGCGACGATCAAAGGCGTGAGCAAAGTGCTCGTGGCTGAAGATGCCAGCCTCGGCCACCGCCTTGCGGAGCCAACGGCAGCACTGATCGTCAGCCTTGCAGGCGATTACGAGCATATCGTTGCGCCAGCGACAACAGACGCCAAGAACGTGATGCCACGGGTTGCGGCACTTCTCGATGTGATGGTGATCTCTGACGCGTCAGGCGTTGTAGATGGCAACACATTCGAGCGTCCGATTTACGCGGGCAACGCGATCCAGACGGTCAAATCGTCAGACGCCAAAAAAGTCATCACTTTCCGCACATCAACCTTTGATGCGGCAGAGACAGGTGGCTCAGCAAGCATTGAAACCATTTCAGCAGTTGCAGACCCTGCGCTTTCGTCATGGGTTGAAGACAAGGTCGCGGCCTCTGATCGCCCTGAGCTGACTTCGGCTGGTGTGGTTGTCTCTGGTGGCCGTGGTGTCGGCTCGCTGGATGACTTTAAGATGATCGAACAGCTCGCCGACAAGCTCGGCGCAGCCGTCGGCGCCTCGCGCGCGGCTGTGGACTCAGGCTACGCGCCGAACGACTGGCAAGTGGGTCAGACGGGTAAGGTTGTTGCACCTGAGCTTTATGTGGCTGTCGGGATTTCTGGAGCGATCCAGCACCTCGCGGGCATGAAAGACAGCAAGATCATCGTGGCGATCAACAAAGACGAGGAAGCGCCGATCTTCCAAGTCGCGGACTACGGCCTCGTCGCGGATCTGTTTACCGCTGTGCCAGAGTTGATGGAAAAGCTGTAA